One Desulfobulbus oligotrophicus DNA segment encodes these proteins:
- a CDS encoding IS630 family transposase produces MARKHEKFTITDEQRQDLEALLRSPKTAQDLASRAKIILLTASGKTAEDLIVELGTTFRTIYRWRKRFKEYGIHGLVDRPRSGQPKKLTDATVKEVLRMTVECIPHEATHWSVRLMAKAAKVTTWQVRQIWNAADLKPHRLKNFKISNDPNFAEKVIDIVGLYMNPPENAAVFSVDEKTQIQALDRTQPMLPMRPGQIERRTHDYKRNGTTNLYAAFDILTGQVLGRTTKRHRAKEFLDFLRQLNRAVPAEVALHVILDNSSTHKTADVMQWLKAHPRFTFHFTPTSASWLNAVESWFGQLERRAIHRGVFTSVKDLRDEIHRFIKQHNNRSAKPFTWTKTAAVILEKVSKLKDDTNRTGH; encoded by the coding sequence ATGGCACGCAAACACGAGAAATTTACGATAACAGACGAACAACGCCAAGACCTTGAGGCGTTGTTGCGCTCACCGAAAACAGCCCAAGATCTGGCATCTCGGGCCAAGATTATCCTCTTAACGGCATCAGGTAAAACTGCCGAGGATTTGATTGTCGAATTAGGGACAACTTTTCGCACAATCTATCGATGGAGGAAACGATTTAAAGAGTATGGCATCCACGGGCTTGTCGATCGTCCTCGTAGCGGCCAGCCAAAAAAACTGACCGATGCAACGGTCAAAGAAGTTTTGCGGATGACAGTTGAGTGCATTCCTCATGAGGCAACCCATTGGAGTGTTCGCCTTATGGCCAAAGCCGCCAAGGTCACCACGTGGCAGGTGCGACAGATATGGAATGCAGCCGATTTAAAACCGCATCGGCTTAAAAATTTCAAAATCAGCAATGATCCGAATTTTGCTGAGAAAGTAATCGATATTGTTGGCCTGTACATGAATCCACCTGAAAATGCGGCTGTGTTTTCCGTTGATGAGAAAACGCAGATTCAAGCGTTGGATCGTACCCAGCCAATGTTGCCCATGCGGCCCGGCCAGATTGAGCGTCGCACGCATGATTACAAACGAAATGGCACCACCAATTTATACGCTGCCTTCGACATTTTAACCGGACAAGTGCTTGGCCGAACAACCAAAAGGCATCGAGCCAAGGAGTTTCTCGACTTCTTGCGGCAGTTGAATAGGGCCGTTCCAGCCGAGGTTGCCCTCCATGTCATACTGGACAACAGCAGTACCCATAAAACGGCAGATGTGATGCAATGGCTCAAGGCCCACCCTCGGTTTACGTTCCATTTCACACCAACCAGTGCATCATGGCTGAATGCGGTTGAAAGCTGGTTCGGCCAACTGGAGCGCAGAGCCATCCACCGAGGGGTGTTTACAAGTGTCAAAGATCTCAGAGATGAAATCCACCGCTTCATCAAGCAGCACAATAACAGATCGGCCAAGCCATTCACATGGACAAAGACTGCAGCGGTGATACTTGAAAAGGTCTCAAAATTAAAAGACGACACTAACCGCACGGGACACTAG
- a CDS encoding FecR family protein: MKIYCLAMSFLLSLLVTSVYAADVGSVKSVEGEAWIVRGTEQIPAQKGMRLQVSDRLKTGPNGAMGLFLRDDTIISMGSAGEMVLVEFVFQPRTNELGMLTRFLKGSFTYVSGIMARLNPESVKIETPVSMVSIRGTHFLVNVKG; this comes from the coding sequence ATGAAAATATACTGTCTGGCAATGTCTTTTCTGCTGTCTTTATTGGTAACATCAGTCTATGCGGCGGATGTGGGCAGTGTTAAGAGTGTTGAAGGAGAGGCATGGATTGTGCGGGGTACCGAGCAGATCCCTGCACAGAAAGGGATGCGCCTTCAGGTGAGTGACAGGTTGAAAACCGGCCCCAACGGAGCAATGGGTCTCTTTTTGCGCGACGATACGATCATCTCGATGGGATCGGCCGGCGAAATGGTCCTTGTTGAATTTGTTTTTCAGCCCAGAACAAATGAATTGGGGATGCTGACTCGATTTCTGAAGGGCAGTTTTACCTATGTTTCCGGAATAATGGCCAGGTTGAATCCTGAGTCGGTGAAGATTGAAACACCGGTGAGTATGGTCTCCATTCGCGGCACTCATTTTCTCGTGAATGTGAAGGGATAA
- a CDS encoding OmpA family protein has protein sequence MRHWIVMVVVCWFIAGCAPKETFVLLPDPDGTVGNIVVSNPHGSQTMNAAQQAVTVKSEADSPSEARIMEEKEIRLLFGRALDIQPSPPAKFFLYFQSSSSQPKPESATEIPRILAAIKERGSMDISIDGHTDRMGDDAYNESLSLRRAEYIQSLLEQYGVDPKYISTTSHGKNNPLVPTVDNVSEPRNRRVEVIVR, from the coding sequence ATGCGACACTGGATAGTGATGGTAGTTGTCTGTTGGTTTATTGCAGGTTGTGCGCCGAAAGAAACGTTTGTCCTTCTGCCCGATCCCGATGGTACAGTGGGCAACATCGTTGTCTCCAATCCCCATGGCTCTCAAACGATGAATGCTGCCCAGCAGGCGGTAACAGTGAAGAGCGAGGCCGACAGCCCCAGTGAAGCCAGGATCATGGAAGAGAAGGAAATTCGTCTGCTGTTTGGCAGGGCTCTGGACATCCAGCCATCGCCCCCGGCCAAGTTCTTTCTTTACTTTCAAAGCAGTTCCAGTCAACCCAAACCCGAATCTGCAACTGAGATCCCCAGAATTCTGGCGGCCATAAAAGAAAGAGGGTCCATGGATATCAGTATCGATGGCCATACGGATCGGATGGGAGACGATGCCTATAACGAGAGTCTCTCTCTTCGGCGTGCGGAATACATTCAGTCGTTGCTGGAACAGTACGGTGTTGATCCAAAGTACATCTCCACCACCTCGCACGGCAAGAACAACCCTCTCGTGCCTACGGTTGACAACGTGTCGGAGCCACGCAACCGGCGCGTTGAGGTTATCGTTCGTTAA
- a CDS encoding CHASE2 domain-containing protein produces MTAFRSFFHHTTLETNRGVLTVGVLLGVVAAVLVLLGPESLRRFDRLVYDFMLHGLGQKPAHPKVLIVDIDEKSLSRYGQWPWPRHLVARLLNTIRDGQPDGVGVDILFAEPDRSSLKFISQDLQTYLGDTVDLTALPKEMLDHDWALSQVVQRGLFSLGVMFSFDGNGRTTGPLPDSGISVTVVKRHSGGQSFFPVAESFVATLPQLAQAAEGLGFFNAVPDTDGTLRRVPLLIRHQDVYYPSFALTTYLLAQKKKSVTVDSSYTWFHSVQAAGTDIPVDQHGFAAIRFRGPAKTYPYISAADVLDGTVSAQVFHSRIVFVGSSVEGLKDSHVTSVDRHMPGVEVHATMVGALFDGDFISLPVWTDVLQAAGALLAVVLATVMIVQLSIWAAGVTLLGIICAIIGSSIALLTRYQVFLSPVPITVAVVFSFTLLSLIRFRSEELRLVHRERQLAAAKDCAIVGWASLAETRDTETGNHIFRTQKYIRAMAEFLLEHKQVDYRLQPKDVDLLFKSSPLHDVGKVGVPDAILLKPGRLTPAEFEEMKKHTVYGAEALAKAESASGLTDETSFLKTAREIALTHHERWDGSGYPYGLKGKAIPLSGRLMALADVYDALISERVYKKAMSHEEAVRIIRSSSGSHFDPEIVALFEIIEHVFRTISQEHADHQQ; encoded by the coding sequence ATGACTGCTTTCCGCAGTTTTTTTCATCACACCACCTTGGAGACGAACAGAGGCGTCTTAACGGTCGGTGTACTGCTCGGCGTGGTTGCAGCTGTTCTTGTTTTGCTTGGGCCCGAGTCGCTGCGGCGCTTTGATCGGCTGGTTTATGATTTCATGCTGCACGGTCTTGGGCAAAAACCCGCCCATCCCAAGGTCCTGATTGTTGATATTGATGAGAAAAGCCTCAGCAGATATGGTCAGTGGCCGTGGCCGCGTCATCTTGTGGCCCGGTTACTGAACACCATTCGGGACGGGCAACCTGACGGCGTTGGCGTTGATATTCTTTTTGCCGAGCCGGACCGTTCGTCTCTGAAATTTATCAGCCAAGATCTCCAAACCTATTTGGGCGACACAGTTGATTTAACAGCCCTGCCCAAAGAGATGCTTGACCATGACTGGGCCCTTTCCCAGGTTGTGCAGCGTGGTCTTTTTTCATTAGGCGTGATGTTCTCCTTTGACGGCAATGGTCGAACAACAGGGCCACTGCCGGACAGCGGTATTAGTGTGACGGTTGTCAAGCGTCACAGTGGGGGGCAGTCTTTTTTTCCTGTGGCCGAGAGTTTTGTTGCCACCTTGCCGCAACTGGCCCAGGCAGCCGAAGGATTGGGTTTTTTTAATGCTGTTCCGGATACGGACGGGACCCTGCGCAGGGTTCCTTTGCTTATTCGTCATCAGGATGTCTACTATCCATCGTTTGCTCTGACCACCTACCTGCTGGCTCAAAAGAAGAAGAGTGTGACTGTTGATTCCAGTTATACGTGGTTTCATTCCGTGCAGGCGGCAGGAACAGACATACCGGTTGACCAGCATGGTTTTGCCGCCATACGGTTTCGAGGACCAGCCAAAACCTATCCGTACATTTCGGCGGCGGATGTGCTTGACGGCACTGTTTCCGCACAGGTTTTTCACAGCCGGATTGTTTTTGTCGGATCTTCAGTCGAGGGGTTGAAGGACAGTCACGTAACTTCTGTTGATCGGCACATGCCTGGAGTAGAAGTGCATGCTACCATGGTCGGAGCACTGTTTGACGGTGATTTTATCTCTCTTCCCGTCTGGACGGATGTACTGCAGGCAGCAGGGGCATTGCTCGCCGTTGTTCTGGCAACAGTCATGATTGTCCAGCTTTCCATCTGGGCCGCCGGGGTAACACTGCTGGGCATTATCTGTGCCATAATCGGCAGTTCCATTGCCCTGTTGACAAGGTATCAGGTATTTCTGTCCCCGGTTCCGATTACCGTTGCTGTTGTCTTTTCCTTCACGCTCCTTTCTCTGATACGCTTTCGCAGTGAAGAGCTTCGTCTGGTTCATCGCGAACGCCAGCTTGCCGCAGCCAAGGATTGTGCCATAGTGGGCTGGGCCTCTTTAGCGGAAACTCGTGACACTGAAACCGGTAACCATATCTTTCGTACACAGAAGTATATACGGGCAATGGCGGAATTTCTGCTTGAGCATAAACAGGTCGATTACCGCCTGCAGCCAAAAGATGTGGATCTTCTGTTTAAGTCTTCTCCGCTGCATGATGTGGGTAAGGTGGGCGTTCCTGATGCGATTCTGCTTAAACCCGGACGTTTGACACCGGCAGAGTTTGAAGAGATGAAGAAGCACACAGTGTACGGTGCCGAAGCCCTGGCCAAGGCTGAATCGGCCTCCGGGCTCACTGATGAAACTTCTTTTTTAAAAACCGCCCGTGAAATAGCTTTGACACATCATGAGAGGTGGGATGGCAGCGGATATCCGTATGGTTTGAAAGGAAAGGCGATTCCGTTAAGCGGCAGGCTCATGGCGCTTGCCGATGTCTACGATGCCCTGATCTCTGAACGTGTGTACAAAAAAGCGATGAGTCATGAGGAGGCGGTTCGGATAATCCGCAGCAGCAGCGGCAGTCATTTTGATCCGGAAATTGTGGCACTTTTTGAGATCATCGAACATGTCTTCAGGACGATCAGTCAGGAGCATGCTGATCATCAGCAATAA
- a CDS encoding histone deacetylase family protein — protein MLKAASSLGVIFFPAFDWAISPTHPEREERLLYTQDQFREEGLFDIEGISEHRPLYASDLDIMRAHFCFPSVSAICTESHRISAGGAIQAARLVFEQETRRAFALVRPPGHHAMKVVHGNRGFCNINIEAVMVEWIREHYGRKRIAIVDTDCHHGDGTQDVYWHDPDVLFISLHQDGRTLYPGSGFPYENGGPRALGKTVNIPLPPRTSDEGYLYAIEEVVLPILADFNPDLIINSAGQDNHYTDPITNMQFSAQGYARLNELLKPDIAVLEGGYSIKGALPYVNLGICLAMAGCDYSGIREPDYNPAALRESPDLMDTIRQTCAYVLDSYHHPPMGDFEKQGEYFIRERKIYYDTEGILENQREELKDCESCRGVRLIKSSSSHLSTCLGVELPIDCCPACEQEGYTAFTRAKKNYVVAQLLDQKNKRFQYLSE, from the coding sequence ATGCTAAAAGCTGCCTCCTCTCTTGGCGTTATTTTTTTTCCTGCCTTTGACTGGGCTATCTCCCCTACCCATCCCGAACGGGAAGAGCGACTCCTGTACACCCAGGATCAGTTTCGGGAAGAGGGCCTGTTCGATATCGAGGGAATCAGTGAGCACCGCCCCCTGTATGCCTCTGATCTCGATATTATGCGGGCTCACTTCTGTTTCCCGTCGGTATCGGCGATATGTACCGAATCACACCGTATCTCCGCCGGTGGTGCCATTCAGGCGGCCCGATTGGTCTTTGAACAGGAAACACGTCGGGCATTTGCTCTTGTCCGTCCGCCCGGCCATCACGCCATGAAAGTCGTGCACGGTAATCGCGGGTTCTGCAACATCAACATTGAAGCTGTAATGGTCGAATGGATTCGAGAGCACTACGGCCGCAAACGAATTGCCATTGTTGATACTGATTGCCACCATGGCGACGGGACCCAGGATGTGTACTGGCACGACCCGGACGTTCTGTTTATCTCTCTTCACCAGGATGGACGTACCCTGTATCCCGGATCAGGTTTTCCGTATGAGAACGGAGGTCCCAGGGCACTGGGAAAGACCGTGAATATCCCCCTGCCGCCGCGGACCTCTGACGAGGGATATCTCTATGCCATTGAAGAGGTGGTGCTCCCCATTCTTGCCGACTTCAATCCCGACCTGATTATCAACTCCGCCGGTCAGGACAACCACTATACCGACCCCATCACCAACATGCAGTTTTCCGCGCAGGGATATGCCCGCCTCAACGAGCTCCTTAAGCCCGATATAGCGGTGCTTGAGGGTGGCTATTCGATAAAAGGGGCGCTCCCCTATGTCAATCTGGGCATCTGTCTGGCCATGGCCGGCTGTGACTATTCAGGAATCCGCGAACCCGATTACAACCCGGCTGCCCTGCGTGAATCACCTGATCTCATGGACACCATACGACAAACCTGTGCCTATGTTTTGGACAGTTACCATCACCCGCCCATGGGCGACTTTGAAAAGCAGGGCGAATACTTTATCCGTGAACGTAAGATCTATTACGACACTGAAGGTATTCTGGAAAACCAGCGGGAAGAACTGAAAGATTGCGAAAGCTGCCGGGGAGTACGGCTGATCAAAAGCAGCAGCAGCCACCTCTCAACCTGCCTGGGTGTTGAGCTGCCCATTGACTGCTGCCCGGCCTGTGAGCAGGAAGGCTACACTGCCTTTACCCGTGCCAAGAAAAATTATGTGGTGGCACAGCTGCTTGATCAGAAAAACAAGCGGTTTCAATACTTATCCGAGTAA